A genomic window from Aquitalea aquatilis includes:
- a CDS encoding RidA family protein — translation MSIYRHKQGARLAEAAVCNGMIFLAGQVPENTEADAQAQTANVLAQIDTLLAELGSDKSKILDVTIFLASLADYDAMNAAWDAWVPAGNVPARATVEAKLANPAWKVEIKLVAAS, via the coding sequence ATGAGCATCTATCGTCACAAGCAGGGCGCACGTCTGGCCGAGGCGGCCGTTTGCAATGGCATGATTTTCCTGGCTGGCCAGGTACCGGAAAACACCGAGGCCGATGCCCAGGCGCAGACTGCCAATGTGCTGGCCCAGATTGACACCCTGCTGGCCGAGCTGGGTTCGGACAAAAGCAAGATTCTGGATGTGACCATTTTCCTGGCCAGTCTGGCCGATTACGACGCCATGAACGCCGCCTGGGATGCCTGGGTGCCGGCTGGCAATGTGCCGGCCCGTGCCACGGTGGAGGCCAAGCTGGCCAACCCGGCGTGGAAAGTGGAAATCAAGCTGGTGGCTGCCAGCTAA
- a CDS encoding Nramp family divalent metal transporter yields MSKNENQAAVLDSAHVGDIKGAFGTIHHDDTVARKGWMAKFKTLLAILGPGLIVMVGDNDAGAFSTYGQAGQNYGTSLLWTLALLIPVIYISQEMVLRLGAVTGVGHARLILERFGKFWGAFSAIDLLLLNALTIVTEFIGISLGMDFLGVSKITGVLLAALFIMLSASTGDFRRFERFSLLLVFGSLILVPIFVMVHPPLSQVAHDFVVPQMPPGGKLSDVMLLIIGIVGTTVAPWQLFFQQSYIIDKRITPRFIKYERADLWLGIVLVIVGAVAMISFTAKIFMGHPEFGNFQDAGAICAGLAKYYGRLPGVLFAIALIDASIIGAMAVSLSTAYALGDVLSLKHSLHRKPGDAKGFYAMYCGLIILAAALVLLPGVPLGLLTNAVQTLAGVLLPSAVVFLLILCNDKEVLGPWVNNRLTNLIAAAIVAVLVLLSVILTAAVVFPDISSETISNILIGGSVLGLIIAIAVNVLHAREEMERGQQANHKAHKRDVQHRHDWRMPALDKLKPMVLSSRNKLWMSVLRTYLLVAMGMVIYKVIISLV; encoded by the coding sequence ATGTCCAAAAACGAAAACCAGGCAGCCGTGCTGGATAGCGCCCACGTGGGCGATATCAAGGGGGCATTCGGCACCATCCACCACGACGACACTGTCGCCCGCAAGGGCTGGATGGCCAAATTCAAAACCCTGCTCGCCATCCTTGGCCCCGGCCTCATCGTGATGGTCGGCGATAACGATGCAGGCGCTTTCAGCACCTACGGCCAGGCCGGGCAGAACTACGGCACCTCGCTGCTATGGACGCTGGCCCTGCTGATTCCGGTCATCTACATCAGCCAGGAAATGGTATTGCGCCTGGGCGCGGTAACCGGCGTGGGCCATGCCCGGCTGATTCTGGAGCGCTTTGGCAAATTCTGGGGTGCATTCAGCGCCATCGACCTGCTCCTGCTCAATGCGCTGACCATCGTCACCGAATTCATCGGCATCAGCCTGGGCATGGACTTTCTCGGCGTATCCAAGATCACCGGTGTCTTGCTGGCCGCGCTGTTCATCATGCTGTCCGCCAGCACCGGGGATTTCCGCCGCTTCGAGCGCTTCTCGCTGCTACTGGTATTCGGCAGCCTGATCCTCGTCCCCATTTTCGTGATGGTGCACCCGCCGCTCAGCCAGGTTGCCCACGACTTTGTCGTGCCGCAGATGCCACCAGGCGGCAAGCTGTCCGACGTCATGCTGCTGATCATCGGCATTGTTGGCACCACGGTTGCCCCCTGGCAGCTGTTCTTCCAGCAAAGCTATATCATCGACAAACGCATCACCCCGCGCTTCATCAAGTATGAACGTGCCGACTTGTGGCTGGGCATTGTGCTGGTGATTGTCGGGGCGGTGGCAATGATTTCCTTCACCGCAAAAATCTTCATGGGCCACCCGGAATTCGGCAATTTCCAGGATGCAGGGGCCATCTGTGCCGGCCTTGCCAAATACTATGGCCGCCTGCCTGGGGTGCTGTTTGCCATTGCCCTGATCGACGCCAGCATCATCGGCGCCATGGCGGTATCGTTGTCCACCGCCTATGCCCTGGGCGATGTACTGAGTCTGAAGCACTCGCTGCATCGCAAGCCGGGGGATGCCAAGGGCTTTTATGCCATGTACTGCGGCCTGATCATCCTGGCAGCTGCGCTGGTGCTGCTGCCGGGCGTACCGCTGGGCCTGCTGACCAATGCCGTGCAGACGCTGGCCGGCGTACTGCTACCCAGCGCCGTGGTATTCCTGCTGATTCTGTGCAATGACAAGGAAGTACTGGGCCCCTGGGTCAACAACCGCCTGACCAACCTGATTGCCGCCGCCATTGTGGCCGTACTGGTGCTGCTATCGGTCATCTTGACTGCTGCGGTGGTATTCCCCGACATCTCCAGCGAAACCATCAGCAACATCCTGATTGGCGGTAGCGTATTGGGCCTGATCATTGCCATTGCCGTGAATGTGCTGCATGCCCGCGAAGAAATGGAAAGGGGCCAGCAGGCCAATCACAAAGCGCACAAGCGCGATGTACAGCATCGCCATGACTGGCGCATGCCGGCACTGGACAAGCTGAAACCCATGGTACTGTCCAGCCGCAACAAGCTATGGATGTCGGTACTACGGACTTATCTGCTCGTCGCCATGGGCATGGTGATTTACAAGGTGATCATTTCCCTGGTCTGA
- a CDS encoding MgtC/SapB family protein, whose translation MHFDFATFTHSFIALVTAFVLGSAIGYERQVRQRTAGLRTNALVAVGAAAFVDLAMRLGGNDGATHVVAYVVSGVGFLGAGTIMKEGLNVRGLNTAATLWGSAAAGACAGAGLLDAALLDAVFVLAANTLLRPVVNSINRTPLDDEHSEVTYQLCVISAEEQQKLAFTLIDQLLEQAQYPLGDMNVEPFGDDDVEITATLLSTSADSAVLEQIATQLAAKPYIKQAYWNQSITE comes from the coding sequence ATGCATTTCGACTTTGCCACTTTCACCCATTCCTTTATTGCGCTGGTCACGGCCTTTGTGCTCGGCTCAGCCATCGGCTACGAACGCCAGGTGCGCCAGCGTACCGCCGGCCTGCGTACCAATGCCCTGGTCGCCGTGGGCGCGGCGGCCTTTGTTGATCTCGCCATGCGGCTGGGCGGCAATGACGGTGCCACCCACGTGGTGGCATACGTGGTATCTGGCGTGGGTTTTCTGGGTGCCGGCACCATCATGAAAGAAGGGCTGAATGTGCGTGGCCTGAATACTGCCGCCACGCTATGGGGCTCGGCCGCGGCCGGAGCCTGCGCCGGGGCCGGCCTGCTGGATGCTGCGCTGCTGGACGCCGTATTTGTACTCGCGGCCAACACCCTGCTGCGGCCGGTGGTGAATTCAATCAACCGCACACCGCTGGACGATGAGCACAGCGAAGTCACCTACCAGCTTTGTGTAATCAGCGCTGAGGAACAGCAGAAACTGGCCTTCACCCTGATCGACCAGTTGCTGGAGCAGGCGCAGTACCCGCTGGGCGATATGAATGTCGAGCCGTTTGGCGATGATGATGTGGAAATCACTGCCACCCTGCTGTCGACATCGGCCGATTCGGCAGTGCTGGAGCAGATTGCCACCCAACTGGCCGCCAAGCCCTATATCAAGCAGGCCTACTGGAACCAGAGCATTACCGAGTAA
- a CDS encoding DesA family fatty acid desaturase, whose product MHWLNGLLDLPWWGYIVAALILTHITIVSVTIFLHRHQAHRALDLHPLASHFFRFWLWLTTGMVTKQWAAIHRKHHAKCETAEDPHSPQILGIKKVLWEGVELYRAACKDQSIMDKFGHGTPDDWLERKLYAPHFGKGIILMLAIDLLLFGPAGLSIWAVQMLWIPFWAAGVINGLGHWWGYRNFENEDASTNLIPWGIIVGGEELHNNHHTFGTSAKLSYKWYEFDIGWMYIRLLEICHLAKVRRVAPRLAQDASRTQLDLEHLQAIISNRYAIASRYARELKEVYRSELEKISLPDMDDMARKMKVWLKQDAKDTPSCDKAQLAVVLQHSETLHTVYTMRQELCRLWERSSLSREQLLHELQDWCVRAEQSGIAALERFAQSLRMTALA is encoded by the coding sequence ATGCATTGGCTTAACGGTTTGCTTGATCTCCCGTGGTGGGGATATATCGTTGCTGCACTGATCCTGACGCATATCACCATTGTGTCGGTCACCATCTTCCTGCATCGCCATCAGGCGCACCGCGCGCTGGACCTGCATCCGCTTGCCAGCCACTTTTTCCGTTTCTGGCTGTGGCTGACCACTGGCATGGTCACCAAGCAGTGGGCGGCCATTCACCGTAAACACCATGCCAAGTGCGAAACCGCAGAAGACCCGCACAGCCCGCAGATTCTTGGCATCAAGAAAGTACTGTGGGAAGGGGTGGAGCTGTACCGCGCCGCCTGCAAGGACCAGTCCATCATGGACAAGTTTGGCCATGGCACACCGGACGACTGGCTGGAGCGCAAGTTGTATGCGCCGCATTTCGGCAAGGGCATCATCTTGATGCTGGCCATCGACCTGTTGCTGTTTGGCCCGGCCGGTCTGTCGATCTGGGCGGTACAGATGCTGTGGATTCCCTTCTGGGCCGCCGGTGTCATCAATGGCCTGGGTCACTGGTGGGGCTATCGCAACTTCGAAAACGAAGATGCCTCTACCAACCTCATTCCCTGGGGCATCATCGTGGGCGGCGAAGAGCTGCACAACAACCACCACACTTTCGGCACCTCGGCCAAGCTGTCTTACAAGTGGTATGAGTTTGATATTGGCTGGATGTATATCCGCCTGCTGGAAATTTGCCATCTGGCCAAGGTACGCCGGGTGGCACCGCGCCTGGCGCAGGATGCCAGCCGGACGCAGCTGGATCTGGAACATCTGCAGGCCATCATCTCCAACCGCTACGCCATTGCCTCGCGCTACGCCCGCGAGCTGAAAGAGGTGTATCGCAGCGAGCTGGAAAAAATCAGCTTGCCGGACATGGATGATATGGCGCGCAAGATGAAGGTATGGCTGAAGCAGGATGCCAAGGACACGCCGTCTTGCGACAAGGCGCAGCTGGCTGTGGTGCTGCAACATAGCGAAACCTTGCATACCGTCTACACCATGCGTCAGGAGCTGTGCCGGCTGTGGGAGCGTTCCTCGCTCAGCCGCGAACAGTTGCTGCATGAGCTGCAGGACTGGTGTGTGCGGGCCGAGCAGTCCGGGATTGCCGCACTGGAGCGTTTTGCCCAGAGTCTGCGCATGACGGCGCTAGCTTAA
- a CDS encoding YdgA family protein has translation MLPKRRLIIAGATLGGLLVFNGAAAFWAGMKAEDTLEEQHKMLASLPLFKVKSHSYDRGWFSSTETTELEFNRRLSGPYENMLPDNFKPLLNSTIKFTHHIKHGPFPGLSSLDFRPARALVTTEFAMSDATRKTLKTFFGDKDPITVTNRLGFGGGGELNVNIPSFDYEETLSGVKMKWKGFDLKLDYASGYKEYKTEANSPGFLLEASSKGSLAFDGVRYVSDIRPGSTGIKLGTSELTVGNVQLNWKDSVPYSIKLNELVYLMTRMRVGEFINPSGEFKPSAVSLKNFRYQIVSSEQDEFINTRGKLDFAEFNYNDQRYGPLRLDVSANHLHGPTLLKLDQAISQIPFEGVDPAVLRKQYIDTIKHTGIPLLTNNPKLVINDFYLKMPSGETTLQGSLGLNGLQEADLNNSTAFLKRFEVEAKLSLPRKTLENLVVAQARTLFMVDQSAEVQPNMSEVEDLARSLLDSQLAQWKDEKFINEDKGQISTQLNYKGGNLAINSKKVNLPWEEQEDPAPTASAPAAKAASAAK, from the coding sequence GTGTTGCCAAAACGACGTCTGATTATTGCGGGAGCCACTCTGGGTGGCCTGTTGGTGTTCAATGGGGCCGCCGCCTTCTGGGCTGGCATGAAAGCCGAGGACACGCTGGAGGAACAGCACAAGATGCTGGCCAGCCTGCCGCTGTTCAAGGTGAAGTCCCACAGCTATGACCGTGGCTGGTTCTCCTCCACCGAAACCACCGAGCTGGAGTTCAACCGCCGCCTGTCCGGGCCGTATGAAAACATGCTGCCGGACAACTTCAAGCCGCTGCTGAACTCCACCATCAAGTTCACCCACCACATCAAGCATGGCCCCTTCCCCGGCCTGTCCAGCCTGGACTTCCGTCCTGCGCGGGCGCTGGTCACCACGGAATTTGCCATGAGCGATGCCACCCGCAAGACGCTCAAGACCTTTTTTGGCGACAAGGACCCGATTACCGTCACCAACCGGCTGGGCTTTGGCGGCGGCGGCGAACTGAACGTCAACATTCCGTCCTTCGATTACGAAGAGACCCTGTCCGGGGTGAAGATGAAATGGAAAGGCTTCGACCTGAAGCTGGACTATGCATCGGGCTACAAGGAATACAAGACCGAAGCCAATTCGCCGGGCTTCCTGCTGGAAGCCTCCAGCAAGGGCAGCCTCGCCTTTGACGGCGTGCGTTATGTCTCGGACATCCGCCCTGGCAGCACCGGCATCAAGCTGGGCACCAGCGAACTGACCGTGGGCAATGTGCAGCTCAACTGGAAGGACAGCGTTCCCTACAGCATCAAGCTGAACGAACTGGTCTACCTGATGACGCGCATGCGTGTGGGCGAATTCATCAACCCGTCCGGCGAATTCAAGCCATCGGCCGTGTCGCTGAAGAACTTCCGCTACCAGATTGTCAGCAGCGAACAGGATGAATTCATCAATACCCGCGGCAAGCTGGATTTTGCCGAATTCAACTACAACGACCAGCGCTATGGCCCGTTGCGGCTGGATGTGTCGGCCAACCACCTGCACGGCCCCACCTTGCTGAAGCTGGATCAGGCCATCAGCCAGATTCCGTTCGAAGGCGTGGACCCGGCAGTATTGCGCAAGCAGTACATCGACACCATCAAGCACACCGGCATTCCGCTGCTGACCAACAATCCCAAGCTGGTGATCAACGACTTCTACCTGAAGATGCCCAGTGGCGAAACCACGCTACAAGGCAGTCTGGGCCTGAATGGCCTGCAGGAAGCAGACCTGAACAACTCCACGGCCTTCCTCAAGCGCTTTGAAGTTGAGGCCAAGCTCAGCCTGCCGCGCAAGACGCTGGAAAACCTGGTGGTTGCCCAGGCGCGCACCCTGTTCATGGTGGACCAGAGCGCCGAAGTGCAGCCGAACATGAGCGAAGTGGAAGATCTGGCGCGCAGTCTGCTGGATAGCCAGCTGGCGCAATGGAAGGACGAAAAGTTCATCAACGAAGACAAGGGGCAGATTTCCACCCAGCTCAACTACAAGGGTGGCAACCTGGCCATCAACAGCAAGAAGGTCAACCTGCCATGGGAAGAGCAGGAAGACCCGGCCCCGACCGCCTCAGCACCAGCAGCCAAAGCTGCCAGCGCCGCCAAATAA
- a CDS encoding (2Fe-2S)-binding protein codes for MYVCLCNAVTDSQIRRAVEDGATRMCDLRTELGVAADCGKCACCANQLRKETLQQLGAGHPARVAA; via the coding sequence ATGTATGTCTGCTTGTGCAATGCCGTCACCGATAGCCAGATCCGCCGTGCGGTGGAAGACGGCGCCACCCGCATGTGCGATTTGCGCACCGAGCTGGGCGTGGCAGCCGATTGCGGCAAGTGTGCCTGCTGTGCCAACCAGCTGCGTAAGGAAACCCTGCAGCAACTGGGTGCTGGCCATCCGGCACGGGTAGCGGCCTGA
- a CDS encoding NUDIX hydrolase produces the protein MQWKPNTTVATIVEQDGRYLLVEEETEYGLRFNQPAGHLEHGESLFAAAIRETREETGWEVELQHLVGIYMVDKPDSDITWLRFAFAARAIRHHPAEKLDTGIVSAHWLTYDEIAARLSQHRSPVVMHCLDDYRLGKRFALDLIHHQP, from the coding sequence ATGCAATGGAAACCCAATACCACAGTCGCCACCATCGTTGAGCAAGATGGCCGCTATCTGCTGGTGGAAGAAGAAACCGAATACGGCCTGCGTTTCAACCAGCCGGCAGGGCATCTGGAACATGGCGAAAGCCTGTTTGCCGCCGCCATCCGCGAAACGCGCGAAGAAACCGGCTGGGAGGTGGAATTACAACACCTGGTCGGCATCTATATGGTGGACAAGCCCGACAGCGACATTACCTGGCTGCGCTTTGCCTTTGCTGCACGGGCCATTCGCCATCATCCGGCAGAAAAACTCGACACAGGCATTGTCAGCGCGCACTGGCTTACCTACGATGAGATCGCCGCCCGCCTGTCGCAACACCGCAGCCCGGTAGTCATGCACTGTCTGGATGACTACCGGCTGGGTAAACGTTTCGCTCTGGATCTGATCCATCATCAACCCTGA
- the mnmA gene encoding tRNA 2-thiouridine(34) synthase MnmA, translating into MTGKKRIVVGMSGGVDSSVTAWLLKQQGHEVIGVFMQNWEDDNDDEYCSIKQDALDAMSVADIVGIDMEIVNFAKEYKDRVFSYFLKEYSAGRTPNPDVLCNAEIKFKAFLDYALELGADCIATGHYARKMERDGLHYLMKAVDHTKDQSYFLYRLQQHQLSRAMFPLGDIRKTEVRKLAEEAGLPTAAKKDSTGICFIGERPFREFLQRYLPTQPGQMILPDGKVVGEHMGLMYYTLGQRKGLTIGGSKDGNGEPWFVAGKDIPGNKLIVVQGHDHPLLLKPTLAMSDLSWTLNGAPAAGEYAAKNRYRMADAACSLSPVVDGQATLTFREKQWAVTPGQSAVLYDGDICLGGGIIQ; encoded by the coding sequence GTGACGGGTAAGAAACGTATTGTCGTCGGCATGTCCGGCGGTGTGGATTCGTCGGTAACCGCCTGGCTGCTGAAGCAGCAGGGGCATGAAGTCATCGGCGTATTCATGCAGAACTGGGAAGACGACAACGACGACGAATACTGCTCCATCAAGCAGGATGCGCTGGATGCCATGAGCGTGGCCGACATCGTCGGCATCGACATGGAAATCGTCAACTTCGCCAAGGAATACAAGGACCGCGTGTTCTCGTACTTCCTCAAGGAATACTCGGCTGGCCGCACCCCTAATCCGGACGTGCTGTGCAATGCCGAAATCAAGTTCAAGGCCTTTCTGGACTACGCGCTGGAACTGGGCGCCGACTGCATCGCCACCGGCCACTATGCCCGCAAAATGGAGCGCGACGGCCTGCACTACCTGATGAAGGCGGTGGACCACACCAAGGACCAAAGCTACTTCCTGTATCGCCTGCAACAACACCAGCTATCGCGTGCCATGTTCCCGCTGGGCGACATCCGCAAGACCGAGGTACGCAAGCTGGCCGAGGAAGCCGGGCTGCCGACTGCAGCCAAAAAGGACTCCACCGGTATCTGCTTCATCGGCGAGCGACCCTTCCGTGAATTCCTGCAACGCTATCTGCCTACCCAGCCGGGCCAGATGATATTGCCGGATGGCAAGGTGGTCGGCGAGCACATGGGGCTGATGTACTACACGCTGGGCCAGCGCAAGGGCCTAACCATAGGCGGCAGCAAGGATGGCAATGGCGAGCCGTGGTTTGTCGCCGGCAAGGATATTCCGGGCAACAAGCTGATCGTGGTGCAGGGTCACGACCACCCGCTGCTGCTCAAGCCCACGCTGGCGATGAGCGACCTGTCGTGGACGCTGAATGGCGCACCGGCAGCCGGCGAGTACGCGGCCAAGAACCGCTACCGCATGGCCGATGCAGCCTGCTCACTGTCCCCGGTAGTGGATGGCCAGGCTACGCTGACCTTCCGCGAAAAACAGTGGGCGGTCACCCCCGGCCAGTCCGCCGTGCTATACGACGGCGATATCTGCCTGGGCGGTGGCATCATCCAATAA
- a CDS encoding fimbrial protein yields MLMKRKMLCLHKGLLVIGLLLFSSLAHAYCSKSGSGTLNFSPTVNIGRDLPIGTILASAKISTAITCDSRGFTAAGSVDASWRTYPSKNNVDYGASSVTNVRNTTTPGIGMRWDSLSSATGVTVTWTQYPLNNIPVGVSRGLPTPPSISSSTTTTLTDTIYLVKTGAISSGTLSPITLLMDYEGAQSYAQQGLLYSLNTATTPSFQVNTCSVNSNALNVTLPPIYTNTLPFPGDTTGNTSFNITLSCPQTTKLYITFTDTSNPSQTSNILSMKPDSTASGLALQIKQNGQAVSFGPDSNLLGNTSQLLIGDITGNISLPFSVNYIRTTSSPLVAGALTAVASFTLSYQ; encoded by the coding sequence ATGCTGATGAAAAGAAAGATGCTTTGCCTACACAAGGGCCTACTTGTTATCGGACTGCTACTTTTCAGTTCGCTTGCCCACGCCTATTGCAGCAAAAGTGGTAGCGGCACACTCAATTTCAGCCCCACAGTCAATATCGGACGCGACCTCCCCATCGGCACCATTCTGGCCAGTGCAAAAATCAGCACGGCCATCACCTGCGATAGTCGTGGTTTTACCGCAGCAGGTAGTGTAGATGCCTCATGGCGCACTTATCCATCCAAAAACAATGTGGACTATGGGGCCAGCAGTGTCACGAATGTCCGCAACACGACAACGCCTGGCATAGGTATGCGTTGGGATAGCTTAAGCTCTGCAACAGGTGTTACCGTAACGTGGACCCAATATCCACTCAACAATATTCCCGTCGGCGTTAGCCGTGGCCTGCCTACTCCGCCATCAATAAGCTCTTCCACCACCACCACCCTTACCGACACGATTTATCTGGTCAAAACCGGAGCAATAAGTAGCGGCACCCTGAGCCCAATCACCTTGCTGATGGATTATGAAGGTGCCCAGAGTTATGCCCAGCAAGGCTTGCTCTACAGCTTGAACACAGCGACCACACCATCCTTCCAGGTCAATACCTGCTCAGTCAACAGCAACGCCCTTAATGTCACGTTGCCACCCATCTACACGAATACCCTGCCATTTCCCGGCGACACCACGGGGAATACCTCTTTCAATATCACGCTGTCCTGTCCGCAAACAACCAAGCTCTATATCACGTTCACCGACACCAGCAACCCAAGTCAAACCAGCAATATCCTGAGCATGAAGCCTGACTCGACCGCATCGGGACTGGCATTGCAGATCAAACAAAATGGCCAGGCAGTATCATTTGGCCCAGACTCCAATCTACTGGGCAATACCAGTCAACTGTTAATCGGTGACATTACCGGTAATATTTCACTGCCTTTCAGTGTCAATTACATCCGCACCACCAGCAGCCCATTAGTTGCAGGAGCGCTGACAGCCGTTGCATCGTTTACCCTTTCTTATCAATAA
- a CDS encoding fimbrial protein: MKLPLFSLPHRWLFSVLLFCLSPITSAYCSASGNGLLNFTPLINIGRDLPIGTILASAKISTAVTCDSHGFVGLDASWRAYPSKNNVDYGASSVTNVRNTTTPGIGIRWDNLSSATGSTAIWTQYPLNNIPLGVGRGLPTPPSPPATMTTTFTDTIYLVKTGPISSGTISPITLLTDYEGSISYAKQGLLYSLSTPTAPSFQVNTCTVSSSALNVTLPAIYNNAMPSPGDIAGNTPFNIPVNGPQTTKLYITFTDSNNPGQTGNMLSLQSGATASGLALQIKQNGQAVSFGPDSNVLGNTNQLLIGNTTGSILLPFSVNYIRTANGPLIAGKLTALASFTFSYQ, encoded by the coding sequence ATGAAATTACCGCTATTTTCTTTACCGCACCGTTGGCTGTTCTCAGTATTATTATTTTGCCTCAGCCCGATTACTTCTGCCTATTGCAGTGCCAGTGGTAATGGTTTACTTAACTTTACCCCGCTAATCAATATCGGACGCGACCTTCCCATCGGCACCATCTTGGCTAGTGCAAAAATCAGCACAGCCGTCACCTGCGATAGTCATGGTTTTGTCGGCCTTGATGCCTCCTGGCGTGCCTATCCGTCCAAAAACAATGTGGATTATGGTGCCAGCAGCGTCACGAATGTCCGTAACACGACAACCCCCGGCATAGGCATACGCTGGGATAATTTAAGCTCTGCGACAGGCAGCACCGCCATCTGGACCCAATATCCACTGAACAATATCCCCCTCGGAGTTGGACGCGGCCTACCTACACCACCATCCCCTCCCGCCACCATGACCACTACCTTTACTGACACGATTTATCTGGTCAAAACCGGGCCTATCTCAAGTGGTACCATCAGCCCGATCACTTTACTGACAGATTACGAGGGCAGTATATCCTATGCTAAACAAGGCTTGCTCTACAGCTTAAGCACTCCGACAGCGCCATCTTTCCAGGTCAATACCTGTACAGTCAGCAGCAGCGCTCTTAATGTCACACTACCCGCCATTTACAATAATGCCATGCCATCCCCTGGTGATATTGCGGGGAATACCCCCTTCAATATTCCAGTGAACGGCCCACAAACCACCAAGCTCTATATCACATTTACAGACAGCAATAATCCAGGTCAGACAGGTAATATGCTGAGCCTACAGTCTGGCGCAACCGCTTCGGGACTCGCATTACAGATCAAACAAAACGGCCAGGCCGTATCATTTGGCCCTGACTCCAACGTGCTTGGCAATACCAATCAACTATTAATCGGTAACACTACGGGTAGTATCTTGCTTCCATTCAGCGTCAACTATATTCGCACCGCCAACGGTCCATTGATTGCAGGCAAGCTAACGGCACTGGCTTCTTTTACTTTTTCCTATCAATAA
- a CDS encoding helix-turn-helix transcriptional regulator: MALQLQDIAWHRTVGRLIDQLDKPVFWPALLGVLADYVAFDSWVVLLFFPQPPPQVLAEQAMADGGVDTLFQDYLQGLYRLDPFYVASLEHRHAGLLRLDEVAPDRFPFTDYYQRYFSLNIVEDEVQFNLPREDGSTLCLSLGAGQRFSPQQMATLSLLQPWVVALMRQRLHFEQTSTAKLVAVPPATVHGGLEGQGVTLRENEVAQLMLSGHSSKAIAQRLQISVETVRVHKKHLYSKLGINSQSELFSVFLRASRA, from the coding sequence GTGGCATTGCAACTACAGGATATCGCCTGGCACCGCACGGTGGGGCGCTTGATTGATCAGCTGGACAAACCGGTATTCTGGCCGGCCTTGCTGGGTGTGCTGGCAGATTATGTGGCGTTTGACAGCTGGGTGGTATTGCTGTTTTTCCCCCAGCCGCCGCCGCAGGTACTGGCCGAGCAGGCCATGGCCGATGGTGGGGTGGATACGCTGTTCCAGGATTATCTGCAGGGGCTGTACCGGCTGGACCCGTTTTATGTGGCCAGCCTGGAGCATCGCCATGCCGGGCTGCTGCGGCTGGACGAGGTGGCACCGGATCGCTTTCCCTTTACCGACTACTACCAGCGCTATTTCAGCCTGAACATTGTCGAGGACGAAGTGCAGTTCAACCTGCCGCGTGAAGATGGCAGCACGCTATGCCTGTCGCTGGGAGCCGGCCAGCGCTTTTCACCGCAGCAGATGGCGACTTTGAGCCTGCTGCAGCCCTGGGTGGTGGCGCTGATGCGCCAGCGCCTGCACTTTGAACAAACGAGCACGGCCAAGCTGGTCGCCGTGCCACCTGCGACCGTGCATGGCGGGCTGGAAGGGCAGGGGGTGACGCTACGTGAGAACGAGGTGGCGCAGCTGATGCTGAGCGGGCATTCCAGCAAGGCCATTGCCCAGCGCCTGCAGATATCGGTGGAAACCGTGCGGGTACACAAGAAGCATCTGTACAGCAAACTGGGCATCAACTCACAGTCCGAGTTGTTCTCGGTATTCCTGCGCGCCAGTCGGGCATGA